A genomic segment from Corallococcus soli encodes:
- a CDS encoding methyl-accepting chemotaxis protein: MRLSLSQKLSLAPLLVALFFTVLFFGYLLPRMSSAFEAQGREVGVALPAALASTLAGVMAEGQTERLQSLLDPVARNGKVAYVAVFDGAGQLRAVSGEFGPAMRELRDRLSRATGDATFYVRDAELLDLSARMANGAGSVHVGFNRTAARAQVRALTTGVSVVVVLALVAFVVAGAVLARRVAGPLVQLTEAARRIAEHGDLREMVRIDSNDEVGQLAGAFTLMVTKVKDLLVQLQQSSDLLKGSVDHLNDSAGRQNEMVSRHAAALQETQVTAQEIRQTSVVASRAAETVIDVAERAEALGKTGESAIGESIEGLVDLRSQVEQIAERIMALGERTEQISGITETVKDLADQSHLLAVNAAIEAARSGEHGKGFAVVAREIRGLADQSIRATNQVRGILADISTAIFATVEITAAGTQRMESGLAQVRMSGDTLRQLSSIVRDSVVSARQISQTVNQQATGIEQIFTAVNELNAVMGDTVKRISTTSESAVALKMLSERVAAMVKDYRL, from the coding sequence ATGCGACTTTCCCTGTCCCAGAAGCTTTCGCTGGCGCCGCTGCTGGTGGCGCTGTTCTTCACGGTCCTCTTCTTCGGGTACCTCCTCCCGCGGATGTCCTCCGCCTTCGAGGCGCAGGGGCGGGAGGTGGGGGTGGCCCTGCCCGCGGCGCTCGCCTCCACGCTGGCGGGGGTGATGGCGGAGGGGCAGACGGAGCGGCTCCAGTCGCTGCTGGACCCGGTGGCCCGCAACGGGAAGGTGGCCTACGTGGCCGTCTTCGACGGGGCGGGACAGCTGCGCGCGGTGTCGGGGGAGTTCGGCCCGGCCATGCGGGAGCTGCGGGACAGGCTGTCCCGGGCCACGGGGGACGCGACGTTCTACGTGCGCGACGCGGAGCTGCTGGACCTGAGCGCGCGCATGGCGAACGGGGCGGGCAGCGTGCACGTGGGCTTCAACCGCACGGCGGCGCGCGCGCAGGTGCGGGCCCTCACCACGGGTGTGAGCGTGGTGGTGGTGCTGGCGCTCGTGGCGTTCGTGGTGGCGGGCGCCGTGCTGGCGCGCCGGGTCGCGGGGCCGCTCGTGCAGCTGACGGAGGCGGCGCGGCGCATCGCGGAGCACGGCGACCTGCGGGAGATGGTCCGCATCGACTCCAACGACGAGGTGGGGCAGCTGGCGGGCGCCTTCACGCTGATGGTGACCAAGGTCAAGGACCTGCTCGTGCAGTTGCAGCAGTCGTCGGATCTGCTCAAGGGGTCGGTGGACCACCTGAACGACTCCGCGGGCCGGCAGAACGAGATGGTGTCGCGCCACGCCGCCGCGCTCCAGGAGACGCAGGTGACGGCGCAGGAGATCCGCCAGACGTCAGTGGTGGCATCGCGCGCGGCGGAGACGGTCATCGACGTGGCCGAGCGCGCGGAGGCCCTGGGCAAGACGGGCGAGAGCGCCATCGGGGAGAGCATCGAGGGCCTGGTGGACCTGCGCTCGCAGGTGGAGCAGATCGCCGAGCGCATCATGGCGCTGGGCGAGCGCACCGAGCAGATCTCCGGCATCACGGAGACGGTGAAGGACCTGGCGGACCAGTCGCACCTGCTGGCGGTGAACGCGGCCATCGAGGCGGCGCGCTCCGGGGAGCACGGCAAGGGCTTCGCGGTGGTGGCCCGGGAGATCCGCGGGCTGGCGGACCAGTCCATCCGCGCCACCAATCAGGTGCGCGGCATCCTGGCGGACATCAGCACCGCCATCTTCGCCACGGTGGAGATCACCGCCGCCGGCACGCAGCGCATGGAGTCCGGGCTCGCGCAGGTGCGCATGTCCGGGGACACGCTGCGCCAGCTGTCCTCCATCGTGCGCGACAGCGTGGTGTCCGCCCGTCAGATCTCCCAGACGGTCAACCAGCAGGCCACCGGCATCGAGCAGATCTTCACCGCCGTGAACGAGCTCAACGCGGTGATGGGCGACACGGTGAAGCGCATCTCCACCACCAGCGAGTCCGCCGTGGCGCTCAAGATGCTGTCCGAGCGCGTGGCCGCGATGGTGAAGGACTACCGGCTGTAG
- a CDS encoding MFS transporter, which yields MSPAAFRRHLVQSFASLATGVPLFRPGASLPGSSAPLLGAPPPSDGPQGPPVHQRLRGSLRMSIVEGMFAEVFTACAGATVLTAWAIALKLGPFLVGVMTALPFFAQFVQFPAAWLTLCFGHRRVALTAVCLSRLVMLPLALLPWLDLSLEGQQHLLLTVAGLSALLAVVGNNAWVAWMGELVPRAVRGRFFGKRTALTTLMGTGASLTAGLLMDRLRMLDGVGYALPLLALAACVMGIVTTLMMAAQHDPAPPGTTPRLELKDALLPWKDDGARRVLVYQVAWNAAVGVSAPFFALHSLQNLKMTFVIMALHAAAVAGVRVLTASMWGRAIDRLGAQPVLMACSLGISVIPLLWLMPSAGMLWPLLFDVLLAGALWSGHGLAIFALPLTVAPRRGRPFYLAAFATAGGLAYAAAAALGGALAARIPQQFMLGGHVWANLHVLFVVSAVARLGAAFLAARVNEPGAATARTVGQVLERLLPRPRPTLREARSPDVRS from the coding sequence GTGTCCCCCGCCGCCTTTCGCCGCCACCTCGTCCAGAGCTTCGCCTCCCTCGCCACCGGCGTTCCGCTCTTCCGCCCTGGCGCTTCACTGCCCGGCTCGTCAGCGCCGCTGCTGGGGGCGCCCCCACCGTCGGACGGCCCCCAGGGTCCGCCCGTCCACCAGCGGCTGCGCGGGTCGCTGCGCATGTCCATCGTGGAGGGGATGTTCGCGGAGGTGTTCACCGCGTGCGCGGGCGCCACGGTGCTCACCGCGTGGGCCATCGCGCTGAAGCTTGGGCCCTTCCTGGTGGGCGTGATGACGGCGCTGCCGTTCTTCGCCCAGTTCGTGCAGTTCCCCGCCGCGTGGCTCACCCTCTGCTTCGGGCACCGGCGGGTGGCCCTCACGGCCGTGTGCCTGTCGCGGCTGGTGATGCTGCCCCTGGCGCTCCTGCCGTGGTTGGACCTTTCGCTGGAGGGCCAGCAGCACCTGCTGCTGACGGTGGCCGGCCTGTCCGCGCTCCTGGCCGTGGTGGGCAACAACGCGTGGGTGGCCTGGATGGGGGAGCTGGTGCCGCGCGCCGTGCGGGGCCGCTTCTTCGGCAAGCGCACCGCGCTCACCACGCTGATGGGCACCGGCGCGTCCCTCACCGCGGGCCTCCTGATGGACCGGCTGCGGATGCTGGACGGCGTGGGCTACGCCCTGCCGCTGCTGGCCCTGGCCGCGTGCGTCATGGGCATCGTCACCACGCTGATGATGGCCGCGCAGCATGACCCGGCGCCTCCCGGCACCACGCCCCGGCTGGAGCTGAAGGACGCGCTGCTGCCATGGAAGGACGACGGGGCCCGGCGCGTGCTCGTGTATCAGGTGGCGTGGAACGCGGCGGTGGGCGTGTCCGCGCCCTTCTTCGCGCTGCACTCCCTGCAGAACCTCAAGATGACCTTCGTCATCATGGCCCTGCACGCGGCGGCGGTGGCGGGCGTGCGCGTGCTCACCGCGTCCATGTGGGGCCGCGCCATCGACAGGCTGGGCGCGCAGCCGGTGCTGATGGCGTGCTCGCTGGGCATCAGCGTCATCCCGCTGCTGTGGCTGATGCCGTCCGCGGGGATGCTGTGGCCGCTGCTGTTCGACGTGCTCCTGGCGGGCGCGCTGTGGAGCGGCCACGGCCTAGCCATCTTCGCGCTGCCCCTCACGGTGGCGCCGCGCCGGGGACGGCCCTTCTACCTGGCGGCGTTCGCCACCGCCGGAGGCCTGGCGTACGCGGCGGCGGCGGCCCTGGGCGGCGCCCTGGCCGCGCGCATCCCCCAGCAGTTCATGCTGGGCGGCCACGTCTGGGCGAACCTGCACGTCCTCTTCGTCGTGTCGGCGGTGGCCCGCCTGGGCGCGGCGTTCCTCGCGGCCCGGGTGAACGAACCCGGGGCGGCCACCGCGCGCACCGTGGGCCAGGTGCTGGAGCGGCTCCTGCCCCGCCCGCGGCCCACCCTGCGCGAGGCCCGCTCACCGGACGTCCGCTCCTGA
- a CDS encoding polyprenyl synthetase family protein — protein sequence MDVAHELTEFLGQVEQRLNALLADGDVGPDVEGDTLMNAARHLCLGTGGKRARPMLVRLFGGAVGVPAARLVDVGVAAEMIHSASLLHDDVVDAGMYRRGRPTVNARWGNIVAVMSGDLILSTALTQLSLLDARVVQSGLAIVTEMTRAAIAEVEARGDMNLPLTRLRYIAEGKTGSLFGWCGKAAATLADQPDAVARFDAFGRHLGVAFQIADDIRDILGTDVGKPRYADVHSRTPSLPILLAVARDESLRRKLKDAWAFSVITPERTREIGNAIEATGAVEASMSMMNTEIEAALDKLGPYARDAAGAELASWAHRLAEGIADQVKGRAA from the coding sequence ATGGATGTCGCTCACGAGCTGACGGAGTTTCTGGGGCAGGTGGAGCAGCGGCTGAACGCCTTGCTCGCGGATGGCGACGTCGGACCGGACGTGGAAGGTGACACGCTGATGAACGCGGCCCGGCACCTGTGCCTGGGCACGGGTGGCAAGCGCGCGCGGCCCATGCTCGTGCGCCTCTTTGGTGGCGCGGTGGGCGTCCCGGCGGCGCGGCTGGTGGACGTGGGTGTGGCGGCGGAGATGATCCACTCGGCCAGCCTGCTGCACGACGACGTGGTGGACGCGGGCATGTACCGCCGGGGCCGTCCGACGGTGAACGCCCGGTGGGGCAACATCGTCGCGGTGATGAGCGGCGACCTCATCCTGTCCACGGCCCTCACGCAGCTGTCCCTGCTGGACGCGCGCGTGGTGCAGAGCGGCCTGGCCATCGTCACGGAGATGACCCGCGCGGCCATCGCGGAGGTGGAGGCGCGCGGCGACATGAACCTACCGCTGACGCGGTTGCGCTACATCGCCGAGGGCAAGACGGGCTCCCTGTTCGGCTGGTGCGGCAAGGCGGCCGCGACGCTGGCGGACCAGCCGGACGCGGTGGCCCGCTTCGACGCGTTTGGCCGGCACCTGGGCGTGGCGTTCCAGATCGCCGACGACATCCGCGACATCCTGGGCACGGACGTGGGCAAGCCCCGGTACGCGGACGTCCATTCGCGCACGCCGTCGCTGCCCATCCTGCTGGCGGTGGCGCGGGATGAATCGCTGCGCCGCAAGCTCAAGGACGCGTGGGCGTTCTCCGTCATCACCCCGGAGCGCACGCGGGAGATTGGCAACGCCATCGAGGCCACCGGCGCGGTGGAGGCCTCCATGTCGATGATGAACACCGAGATCGAGGCGGCGCTGGACAAGCTGGGGCCCTACGCCAGGGACGCGGCGGGCGCGGAGCTGGCCAGCTGGGCGCACCGGCTGGCCGAGGGCATCGCCGACCAGGTGAAGGGGCGCGCTGCATGA
- a CDS encoding GbsR/MarR family transcriptional regulator — protein sequence MKGYLWTGGDPGSQKTTAPLENGRLAPWEAIAVEAVGNVIEFWGFKRNQGRVWGLLYLRGEPLTAGEIERELDLSKGGVSMLLRDLERWGVIQRVRVPQDTVWRYAAETDLVRMVTHVVEEREAAFVTRIRADLSEARRLAEGAGGIPAERLRRLERMATLAEHVERALRLFIKTSRLDVAGVLGAFRDGALSRKG from the coding sequence ATGAAGGGCTACCTGTGGACGGGGGGGGATCCCGGGAGCCAGAAGACCACCGCGCCGCTGGAGAATGGCCGGCTGGCGCCGTGGGAGGCCATCGCCGTGGAGGCGGTGGGCAACGTCATCGAGTTCTGGGGCTTCAAGCGCAACCAGGGCCGCGTGTGGGGCCTGCTGTACCTGCGCGGCGAGCCGCTGACGGCGGGCGAGATCGAGCGCGAGCTGGACCTGTCCAAGGGCGGCGTCTCCATGCTGCTGCGCGACCTGGAGCGCTGGGGCGTCATCCAGCGCGTGCGCGTGCCGCAAGACACGGTGTGGCGCTACGCGGCGGAGACGGACCTGGTGCGGATGGTGACGCACGTGGTGGAGGAGCGCGAGGCGGCCTTCGTCACCCGCATCCGGGCGGACCTGTCCGAAGCGCGCCGGCTGGCGGAAGGCGCTGGCGGCATCCCCGCGGAGCGGCTGAGGAGGCTGGAGCGCATGGCCACGCTGGCCGAGCATGTGGAGCGCGCGCTGCGCCTGTTCATCAAGACGTCCCGTCTGGATGTGGCGGGCGTGCTGGGTGCATTCCGCGACGGCGCCCTTTCGCGCAAGGGCTAG